In Vidua macroura isolate BioBank_ID:100142 chromosome 9, ASM2450914v1, whole genome shotgun sequence, the genomic window gtatATAATAGGAATAGAAAAGAACTAATTGCAGGACTAACTAGCCTGGGATAATCACACTGAGTGTGTTTTGAATATTGAGTGTAATCTGATTTAGTGTGAATTTGGGACAGAAGAGTGAAATCTTTGAGAAACTTTTGGTAATGTGATCAGTTAGAAATGTAGCATAGTAACAGTTAACTGAACAGGTAAGTAATTAAGCTGAAGTAAAATTTCAGTGTAGATAAactcattttaaattaaaatccacAGGTGCCATAAACCATGAAAAGTTAGTAAGGTGAAATACAATCCACTTGTCTGAAGTGTTCTTTAGTCAATTGAGATCAGAATGCTTAATTACTACTTCTAGttaaattgttttttgtttaggAGTCCTATGTTTCTTTTAGCTGCAATTCTGCATTATAATTGGCATCCCAAGTGTTCTGTGAGTATTTTGATTAGTATATATTTTCTAGGAATTATTGGATTAACAGACttgtatttattctgttttccaggtctaacaggattaaaaaatattggaaaCACTTGTTACATGAATGCAGCTTTACAAGCTCTTTCCAACTGGTAAGGAAAACTATAGTTAATGCAATTTTATATTTGCATGTGCATGCTTATTTTTCCAGATGGACTTAAGGGGTTTGGAGAGATGCATTGCCATGGAAGAGGACATATAGCTGAATCTCAGTCTTGTATACTGCAATTTATTATGGTATATGGGCCACTCAGCTGTTTCCCTGTTTCATTTTAATGCCTCCTAAATAAGAATATATGCAGTTTTAGAAATTAGGAAGAAGATCTGAAAAAAGCTACTGGATTTGTGGATTTTTCCTTTgatacagaaaaagcaaaggaaatgcaCAAGAATAAACTCTTAATTGAAGAAAATAGTTATAAGGATCAGAATTTGGTTGTTAGAAACAACATATCTGGAGCATTCTGTGCTAAGTCATGGTAGGAAGGATGGAGTGTAAAATCCCATGTCATCCATGGGAATTCTAGACAGGTTCGTGAAGGAGAAATCTACAGAAGTGGAAGAGATAGGGACAGTATCCCAGCTGgagagcttcctgcagcaggagtgGCAGGTCCTGAGCAGGTGTCACACGGGGTTACTGTGAGCCACAGGCCAAGAGCGGGCAGGGCTAAGGGCCTCGTTGAGGCTCTCTGATGACAGAGAGGAGAACTGAGGCAGGTCTCTCCAGAAGATAAAGAAGTGGACAAAGCACCATGAGGAAAATATTCTGCTGAGAAATGCCAAATTTTGGAAGTATGCTGGGATGTTGCCTTTCTTGGAGAGAAATGGGTCCAACATATATGCGGGTTGTGACTTCAGAAAGGAGGttgaaaagagaggagagagtATGTGAGTTGGCAACACTGCATACTGTATAGTGTAAGTAAACACTGCATGAAATAATCATTTAAGTAGAAATTATTTGCCTACACACATCTTGTGGCACTGTTAGATTCTAGAGAAAAGATTTGTTTGGGATGGTGTTTATGGACTAGGCTTGTGGTGAGGGTTGCTGGAATAGTACATGTGTACTTCAGTGACAGCTTGTAGGAATTGCCTTAAATTTGATTCCCATTAGACAATTCTGGTGCTTTGAGAAATGTCAGAGCACGTTTGAGGAGCAGCATGGCTGTACTGCTGAAGTTGTCCTGCCAGGAAATGTTTGGTCGCAGCGTTTAAGAACGTAGGAAGTGGAATTGTTTGGTTATAGAACAGCATTACTCTTATGATATAATCCTGTATGAAATGCAGATTTCCTCTTGTATTTTAACAACctgaaaaaattactgttttcttctttttattcagCCCACCTTTGACGCACTTTTTTCTTGACTGCGGGGGCTTAGCCCGAACAGATAAGAAACCTGCAATTTGTAAAAGTTACCTCAAGCTGATGACAGAACTCTGGCACAAAAGCAggtattaaataattttggtgATGAAATGATAATAAATAGATTCCAGAGTCGTGAGGGATGCATTAATCTGTCCAggtttctaatttttatttcatgtgtcCACAAAATTCCTCCTTAAAAAAGATTAGGAAGGAAAGACTGACTTTCAGGACTCAAGCACTCCTTATAACCTGTTCTTTTTCATATATAGCAAAGATAGGACAAGAAATAGATTATGTGACAGGCATTAAGTTCTTAAAAAGACTTATATTTGCCAGAAATACATCTAAAATATTTAGCTCCTTTATCCTCTCTGTGTCCTTCATTCCGTATCAATGTTTTATCAATTTCTATTATTTCCTTATGTGGAATTTTTGTAATATCTAGCtaagaaaatacttcaaaatataaaaacaaaggTAAAGAAACAGTAGTGCACAGAGCCAAGAGTAAGTCTGATTTGTCATCTGATTGTCTGACAAGAAATGTGCCATAAAAGGCCTGATGCAGTCACTGTTTCACTTGGGTGACAgggttttaaaaatcatgtagTTAATTCAATGCCAATATTATGTTTTGTTAAGATTAATATTATTGGTGTTCAGTTGCAGGTAATGGTATGATCCcagtaaagataaaaaaatccatttaaaagctttctttttcagtgtttatatatttaaaacttttttttaggCCTGGATCTGTTGTTCCTACGGGTTTATTTCAAGGAATTAAAACTGTTAATCCAATGTTTCGAGGCTACTCTCAACAGGTAAAACTTTCTGATGTCTTTTAAATCTGCCTAAGCCATAAAATTATCTCTTAATTAGAAATCTAATGCTTAAGATGCCTTACTTCCTATATTTGCTTAAAGCAAATGCAACGTAAACTTTAGTTAATATGACTTGAATGTAGATAACTTGAAATGGAATAATCAATAGTTAAgtcatgttttatatttatttatataaaattctCAAAAGGCCTTCAATATTGAATaactccttttctttcaggaaaatttAAGTAATAACATTTGAACTTCTTTGTGTGAAATAATGCTGCTAATGTTTGAGCAGTCCCAGAAAACAAACTaaaggtgttaaaaaaaaaaaaaacaaaccaacagatttttaatatatttgtctatgaattatgttaaaaaaatatccagaatGCAGTTTCCATTTAGTGTCTTGGAAAAAGCCCCCCACCATTTGTTATGGGAGCCACAGGGTGGTAGCTTGATCAACAGGCAGGGATTATTATATAGCAAAGGcattcttcagctgctgcttcataCAATATCTTGGTGCATTCATACAGTGTGGAGCACTTCATTAAAAGCTTTAGAACTAGGTGAAAAATTTAAACCTTGTAATTAGAAAACCTTACTAGTATCTTCTGGGAATctgcatttattaaaaagaattttgctGTTTCCATTATGTTTCATATTTGTGGAGCGAAGGATTAGGACACTTGTTTTAATGTTCAACTGCTGCATGTAGCTGTAAAGTCAGTCTTTAAATACTAAGCTTAATGTTCTGTAATCTCCTCATGAATTTCTAAAGTGCCACCTAGTTTTCTGAAATAGCAGAAATGCAGCCTTGATAACCAAAAAGAAACTGTATGGAAACTTAATTCTTGCAGCTTTGAACACTGatgaaaacatctttttccATGCAGAGCAACACTTAATGGGATCCTTTTTAGGTTAGGCCTGGATCATAGCTCAGTTGAATGTTCAGCAGGTTTCATGGCAACAGTTAAAACACAGCAGGGCTTTCATAGCCAGCACTCTCCTAGTGCAAGTTGGGCAGCCAGGTCCAATCTTGAGGGAGAAAATGGCATTGATCAATGAAGAATGTTTATCTCTTAATCGGTGTCTTGATGTTTTTGTTAATTCTGGTTTTTTGTGAAAGGATTGCCAGCAAGTAGGcatactgggttttttttttcattacccAAATCCAACTCAGTTCTGTAAGTtgcaatttttaagaaaataaatgttttgtagTCAGCAGCTTTGACCTCAATAAGTAATTGCTATGATAGATAGGAATGTTGAGCAGCAAAAATTACTATTATGAACAACCAgaatacaaaaaggaaaacagaaggaaataaaagcagtagTAGTTGCCAACAAGAGGCTTTTGCTTTCTCGCATACCTGCTTTATTGGATACTTTCTATTGCCAAGGACCAGGCTGCACTGACTGATGAAATTTGGTGGCTTTTAGGATGTTTCCAAACACAAATCAGACTTGTAGTATTACAGCTCTTTGTGGGAACACATTTGGGAAATCTTGTTGAGGCTTTAGAAGAAGAATTGTGGTATTGGTGGCAGTGTGATGCATTGGAAAGACAGGCTAAGTAACATCATAGTAATTTTACTTCATACCCAGTGAAAGCAAGGCTCTGGTTGATTTTCTGGATAAGGTTTATAAAAACCTTCTCTAAAATATTCCATTACAAGCAGAGCTGGGGTCTGATTACATTGCTGGTGCTTGTTTGAGTTACGTTTATTGTTCCAGAGAGCTATGGCAGCATTTTTGCTGGTGTTgttaaagtaaattattttggGAAATGGAGTGTTTTGGAAGAAACTTGTATGATAAGATAACTTGTGACATGCAAGAAATGTATGCAGGAAACATACATGGTCTGGAAATGAAAGTGGTTTTCAACATTAGACCTGGGACAGAGGAACTTTCTTTATTCTTCGTTAACAGCCGGCTTTCATTTTAGTTCTGTATCTTTTCTGATGTGAATATCTTCCAGATAAAATAGAGTAATACAGTAAAACTTGTTTAAAATTCTAGGACGCACAAGAATTTTTGCGTTGTCTAATGGATTTGCTTCATGAGGAACTTAAAGAACCAGTTGTAGAACTGGAAGATACCCAGCCTATGATTGTTGAAGAGAGTATGGAAGAAGATAAGAGCCAGTCAGACTTAAGCTTTCAGCCCTGTGAATCCTGTGGTAACTgtgataaaacagaaaatgacaCAATTTTCAAACCTGTCTTAGAGGATCCTGCAGAAACAACCATGTTAATTCAGGATGATGATAACAACTCAGTCACATCCAAAGactggcagaaagaaaaaatatcaagcAACAAACTTAAACGAGCAAATTCTATGGAAGACTTGGAAAAAGACACAAACACTACTTCAGAGAccactgaatttttaaataaccaAGGAACTGTCAAAGTACAGATACACAGCAGATTCTCAGGTAATGCATTGCTAAAGTGCAATTGAAATAGTCAAAATCTTAGCCAGAATATCTGTGAGAGTAGAAGTGAGTTGTAGAATATAGTAGAGGTATAGGTCAAATAGAGTGAGTGGTTTTACTTGTAAACCATGTCCCTACTTAGTTAATGTGTTCAGTTTAGGTTTTCTGAATTTGATTTTAATTCCCGTGGCCAGCTTAACTGTTTGTAAGGTTTCAGATATCCAGAAGagtggcttttttgttttgttcttaacTTAAAAGGAACTGAAATGGTGCTACATGCCTAAATGTCCAGTGGCCTGACAGTGTGGTGAAGTAAGTTGCATGACCACTGTATCTGTTCAttctgcagtaatttttttcacagaatttgTGCAAATCTGAATTGCAGAATACCTCAGTGATGTTCACATGAATGACGTATCTGCAGCCCAAACACCATCGTCAGTTGAAGGGATAAACACACGCTTATCAAACAGCCCTCCAAAATCATTCCCGTCATGCTCTTCACTGGCACAAGTCCACAAAAAAGGTAGAGgctctttattttctccttcctggtACTGAATTACTCCATATTATAGTTCTCGTTGTGTTTCTTATGTCTTGTGTAACAGACATAAATGTTATTCCTAAGGGGGTTTTAGCCCTGTTTCTGGTGGGGAGAAGGGAGTGTTATATAAGCTGAACATGCAAGATTATTCCCTGTATTTCTATAATCTTCTGGTTCATTTGAAGCATGAATAGTATTTGCCTCTATTTTAGGAAGgcagaatattatttttagacTATTTTCTCAATTGCACCAGTTTGGAGAGAAGTTAGTACCCCCAAAGGTAATGCTCTCCAGAGAATAAGCTCATTGGTTCTTCAGCAGAAGTTCAGTAAATCACCATTTTAGTCAATTAAGGTTTAAGGAGTGATGTGTAATTGTACTATAGATAAACCTGTAAATGCTGGCTGCTTCATGGTTATTAatgtccctgcagtgctgagtATTTCTTTTGGCACTGCAGCAGGATGCATTTATGAGCATCTGGAATATTTATACTCTTCCTCCCTTTACACATAAGACAGTGCTGCTTTAGGGCATGAGGaacaatatataatttttttcccctgatttgTCTAACAGTAGATTACTTTAAGCAAAGCTTGTCTTTCAGAGCATGCTTTTAAGGCATTGCACCAAACGCAATCCAAAAACTAATGCAACTTTAATATTGTGATTCTGCTTCATTCAATAGCCTGTCTAGATAAGTTCTGAACATTCCTGTTATCTTTTTAATGCTTTAGCATTGGTGTTGCATGACAGTGATTTAATGGACTTAAATCATTGACCTCCTTGGTTCGTTTGTTTAGCAGCTTTGATGCTGCATCTGTGCTACTGTCTCCAGTTTTGGCTTCATCATTACAGGAGGGTTTTACACAACCTGAAATGAGTCTGTCAGAAGAGGTGCTTGGTCACTGGTGCTTGCCCAGGAAAGGTTGAGAGacctggggttttttaataagtGGCTGTTATGCTGGACTCCAGTTGTACCTTTAGTCTGCTTCAATGCTCTGTCATCAGTGTTGTGATACAGTAACCTAGTGATGCTGCTCTTCAGCCCAGCATGGTTGAATTCTCAAGAAGATCCAATCAAATTAAGTGTCaaataaaatgttcctttttataCCTTGAGGGATTCCTACCAAGATAAATCCATCATGTAGCAATAGGCTGTAGACTTCAAGACTGGCAGTTTGAATTTTACTTACAGAGGCAAATGTTTCTCGTGGTTGTCCCCAGCTGCTTGAGGAATCCACGTGAATTGCCTGTAATGTTAGTAATGTGATCTTGTAATTCCTAAGAAATATTTAGTAAATAGAAAACAGGGCTTGGCTCATAATTTAACTCTGAACATGAGACTTCTGTTACACAAAGCTGAAGTGTAATCAGAATCCACTGTACTTTGTCTTACTGCAGCATTTTACTTTTGTCATTTTATAGTTTCAACAGTATCGTCACCAAAAAGGAAGAAGCGCAAGAAGTACAGGAGTGTTATCTCTGATATATTTGATGGGACTATAATAAGTTCAGTCCAGTGCTTGACCTGTGATCGGGTAAGAAGAGAAAGTTCTGGCCTTTGATATGTTCTTTTCTTACTGCATTATGAATACAGTAATACAGCATCCTGCTGTTCTCTGGTAACTATATTCTTTTGTGGCAGATTTCCTCAGAAGGTTGAGTTGTTTCATACTTGTTCTCACAAATTAGAGAGAGAATAGTGGCTACTACCAGCACTTGGTGTTTAGAATAGCTTGTATTCATTGAGCTGAATATTTActcagagctgaaaaaaaaacattttgagaatTGGTTTACAGCAAGGGTGAAGAAAGATGCTTGCTCTTCAACTTCATTTAGGTCAcattagtttttaataatgctCTAAATATCCTAATGCATTCATGCGACTGTCCTAAGATCTCAGGTACCTaatgtttcaaagaaaagatAAGACAGTGATCTAATACAGCACTGTAACTGTCTTATCAGATTGAGACTAACAAAATTAAGTCTTTCAAAAAATCCAAGTAAAGACACTAGCTTTTGCAATGATATGAGTTGCTTTCTGAAGTTGTCCTCGGGGTAATCTGGTGAACAagttcaaaaaacaaacaaaaatttctaAAATGTGTTTAATGTTTGACTCTGTGACCACTAAATGAAGCACAGGACCAAGAAAATGCGGAGATGGGTCTCCCTTGCAGCGAGTCCACTTACATCAGGTCAATATAATGTCAGAGTAAAATACTGTGGAAACAATGGActgaagctttctgaaactATTTTGTGTAACACAGCCTGAGGCAAAAATCATCATGCTCTGTCTGACtgatatgaagaaaaattataatgacctaaaaaaaatgtttcagtggTAACAATGTACAAGTTCATTCTAAATTTTTTTGTTACTCTTTTTAAGCAAATGAATTCTTATTAATGTacttttttataattaatttcctACTTAGTGGAATTTTCAGTTATGCAGTGACTTGGTAGTTACTAGTGAACTTTACGGAATTCAGTTTAATTACCATTTCTCTTCAAGCCTAACTCCACtgtgtttcatttatttccttccttaGCTGTCTGTAACCCTGGAGACCTTTCAGGATCTGTCCTTGCCTATTCCAGGTAAGGAAGATCTTGCTAAACTCCATTCTGCAAGTCATCAGACATCTCTAGTCAAGGCAGGGTCATGTGGAGAAGCATATGCCCCGCAGGGATGGATAGCCTTTTTTATGGAATACTTCAAAAGGTAAATAATACTTACCTTGTTTGATTCAATTATCTATTTTGAAATTCTAGTTTCTGCTCTTCTGGCAGAAcatttgttggttttctttcttttctgtcaatGATGTTTCAGGTTTGTTGTCTCATGTGTTCCTAGCTGGTTTTGGGGTCCAGTTGTAACCTTACAAGATTGTCTTGCTGCCTTTTTCGCCAGAGATGAGCTCAAGGGTAAGAGGTTAATTACCTGAACatgtttcttctgtgttttttttttcctcctgtcacaATGAGATGATTAATATCTTCTTAGCTTAATGCAGTTAAGCAGAGGCCACCTGTTAAGGTGTAATACAGTCAGTCCTTGTTCTTTTGGGATCATGCATTTCAGAAAGGTAAGCTTCTCATTCAACTGAGTATTTGAGATAAATGCCTATGAAAGCTGCTTTAGAAATGTCAAGTCAGTCTGAATTTGGTTTAGTGAAATTGTATCAACTGAAGTCTCATAAAAATTTCAAACCCACTGTATTAATATTCATTCTCATAACCTCAATTTGGAcacaaattatttcccttttaaattaTATAGCCTTGTCTCTTCAGATGATACTGTACTGCTTCATAGTTGAAGGCATAAGACCTAAGAACCTCTCTTGTAGTTGCTATGTCAACACTATTATGACTGTTAAATATTGAATGCAACCTAAGTTCCCTTGACACTTTTTTCTATCAAATGTACACATTTAAAAGATAACTATATatgtagagagagagagagagagagaatgatggctggttttcttcttcttctccccgATGTTTGCAGGTGATAACATGTACAGCTGTGGAAGGTGTAAAAAGTAAGCTGGCTTTtacctttgttttattttgtcttaatttgaggttttgctgtttctgttaGTCAAGaggcatttatttcttttgggtATGTCCCAATACTGTTCATCTTTTGATATGACCCTGTGTTCTGACTTTCAGAAATTCAGTATTCCCAAGGAATATTTCCCAAGGAAGCACTGACTTACCCTACCACATGTGCTTAATTCTCTCTCATGCCCTTCCAATTTAGATGtaaattggttttgtttgacaaaataaaagctcttaGCCCTCTCCAATACTAGCAGCTTTCCCCTGATATGCAGTAGGCCACTAAGGtgtgttaaataaataaactatgGCTGTAAATActaaagaaacaagaaacagaAGTGGTCTGAAGACCGCTTGAAGCCCTTTATGGTACAGGAGTGTTATTCCTTCTTATATATTCTGTAGATAATTCTTAGAAGTAAACttagtcaatttttttttgtcttttgctggATAATCAGCTTTCATGAAGCCTCAAGTTAAGAGAAACTGGTAGCTAGCTGGGACTTGATTGTACTCGCTGTTTTGAATTTTCCAGCAGTACAGATTGTCTTGTCTTAGGAACCATCATTGTTTATATCATTTTGGCTAGTCCATGTCTAGTCTACATTCCAGAAATAGTTTGGGTTCACTAATGCAATGTTCAGCTTAGGCTTTTGCTGATCTAGTGCAATAAAGTAAAACCTTTTCGGAATTAAttcttggttgttttggtttggtttttcctttgcttAGGTTAAGAAATGGAGTGAAATTCTGCAAAGTACAAAAATTTCCTGAGGTACTGTTACAGTATGCACTTTAAAGCACTTTTACTGCATGATTAGGAATGTGATAAGACTAATGAGTTGCATGGAGTAAATTGTGTTTATAATGCTGTGTGAGGAAAGTCTACCTTCATATTGGCATTTGTTTAAGAATGTGAGCAACGTGGTTGTTCACCCTGTAAGAAAATTAATCTTGTACATGACAAGTACAGGAATGGGATTTCCCTGTTATTACTGTTGGTCTGTGGGCAGTAACAACATTTCTATTCTGTGTTAGTATATACACTACTGTTTATACTGTAGGTCACAGAATTAAACACCAGAATTAAACACAGCCAGACTGGAAAGCTTTTCTAGAAGTAACATTTGTAACTTTACATTTAGAAAGTAATCCAGTCGTACACTTCAAAGCATGAGTTGGTATCTGCAATAATCAGGAGGAATTAGTGTCCCTCATTACGAGATTGTGCAATATGTGCATTGAGAAAAGGTACATTTTTCAGTGCTGCATCAATGTTAGTAGCCACAGGTGATAAAAACACAGAGCTTGTGAATATGCTTGAAGTCATAGGGAAAACTATTCTTTTGGGGATTGTAAAAGGAAAAGATGGTGCACACAGTTTAGGTATTCAATATCAAATAACGTGTATAGTTCTTGACTGAATCTGTCAATTTTTCTTACAGATTCTCTGCATTCATCTCAAAAGATTTAGACATGAACTCATGTTTTCCACAAAAATTGGGACCCACGTGTCCTTTCCCTTGGAAGGCCTTGaccttcagcctttccttgcaAAGGACAGTCCAGCTCAAATTGTGACTTACGATCTACTGTCTGTCATCTGCCACCATGGAACTGCCAGCAGTGAGTATGAGCTTGATTGTTTTATATTTGCAGTTGGTACATCAGCACTCTTCTTCAAGGATGATAACTATAGACTGAAGGGTAACTAGATAAACAATGATAATTAGAATGTGGAAGATGAATGCTGTGATTTTTACCTTGATCTGAAAGATTTAAGGCTTGCTCTGAAAGAGTTAGCACATCTTTGAAATTATATGGCATACCTAAATAAAATTGAAGGTGGAAAAAATGTAACAGGTCTAGGAATATTAAGAAAACTATTGAACAACATCAATGTACAAATAACGTTGCCAGCAGACGGCCAGTTGATCAACTGCTCCACACAACTGATGTTCATGTCAATGCTGCGTATGCCTTAATATTTGGAAACTGTATACAAAGCACCACAAGATACCAgtcatttctttcatttctttaaaatatgtccTTTTGGATAATCACTTCCATTTAACCCCAAAACAGGTGGTAACTCCTATTTGTGGGTAGTGGTGAGTAGCTGAATCAGCATCTTACTGCTATATGTTAAGGTAATTTCTGCCTAGATGATTTCAGTATTTATAGGATTTGGAAAatagcagaaagaaaacagaagctaTAGATTTTTACAGAAGTTACTCCCTCATACTTCTCAAAGTATCcattgtttgaatttttttccttttttttttttttttttttttttttttttttttgtttttgttttttttggttttttttgttttgttttgttttactggaTGGTTTTTCAATATCCATTTAGTCCTTGCTAAGTCATGCTTCACGTAATCAGTTTAGCAGATATTTGATTATTTACTTATTAGCagttaaatatgtatttaaaaatagtaataatttaaaatatattgtgaaTAGTCTTTGAAACACAGTTATGGTTGTGATATCATGTAGCTATTCCATACCTGTGCTACTTTCTATTATAAAGCATACAAAGATTTGAAAAGAGGTTGAGGGTAAATTGTTCAGACAGTCTTACTCTGAATGTCGTAGTTCAGGTCTGTGTTAAAGAACATGCTGCTTGAAGAGTGCAAGTATGTGCTGGAAGTAGTGTTCAACTCACCACTAGCTAAtagaaattcaggaaaaagcTGATGTTGTGTTTGACAGAAGTTAATTTCAAAGTCATATCTGCCAATGATTCTGTTTCTCCCATTTAAgacttgggggtttttttttgagtagttcttttttttttttttttagttcatgtGTTACAGAGTAAAATGGGCAGCTCTAGACACTCTGATAACTCTTGCTTTTCTGCACCCTAGGTGGACATTATATAGCTTATTGTCGCAACAATTTAAATAACTTGTGGTATGAATTTGATGACCAGAGTGTCACAGAAGTATCAGAATCCACAGTACAAAATGCAGAAGCTTATGTTCTCTTCTACAGGTAAGATATTAAAAGTACAATCATACCCCTATAAGTCATGTATGTAAATAACTTTTTAAGCCATTGAGCAGCTTTCAGAATTAGCTGCCCCATGAGAACTATAATGGAAGAATTTGACCAATGAGAAAAGCTTATGCTGGAGAAAAACTTAATCCTTCAGTTATGTGCTTAACACTTGCTCTGTCAGAGCTGAAGTGTTTGTGTTAAAATGAAGATGAAATCTGCATAGTAAGGGAACTTTAAGCATCAATTAAGAGCTAGCCACCTTATTTTCAATTAGAGGAAGGGAATTCTGCACACAAGGAAGTTTTGCATACAGAAAGTTTTTAACTGTTGGAGCTCTAACTGGAATTGTCCAAAGTCTTTATCAGATGGATGGGATGTAGGACAACAGAGGTTTTCCTATGTTGTAATTTAATCCATTGTATTATACATTTTATTATGCATTTAATTTAATGCTATTTATAGGCTACTCTCTTCCTGAGAATTGAAATGAAAGGTGAGAAGTCATGTTATTGTCATCGTCAGTCTAGGGAACTTTTGTGCTTGAGATAATAAAAGCCACTCAATGTtcagattttaaatttctgatatTAAGATCAAATTTCCACTAAAAATTTGCTGCAAAATACGTTGTGTCAGAG contains:
- the USP33 gene encoding ubiquitin carboxyl-terminal hydrolase 33 isoform X3 — its product is MSSPSSNCPHLESVGEITKEELIQKSHGTCQDCKVRGPNLWACLENRCTYVGCGESHVDHSTTHSQETKHCLTVNLTTLRVWCYACSKEVFLDRKLGSHSPLPSTRLSHQAQENSVQDFKIPSNPTLKIPLAAVFDDLDVEVEEDELKTRGLTGLKNIGNTCYMNAALQALSNCPPLTHFFLDCGGLARTDKKPAICKSYLKLMTELWHKSRPGSVVPTGLFQGIKTVNPMFRGYSQQDAQEFLRCLMDLLHEELKEPVVELEDTQPMIVEESMEEDKSQSDLSFQPCESCGNCDKTENDTIFKPVLEDPAETTMLIQDDDNNSVTSKDWQKEKISSNKLKRANSMEDLEKDTNTTSETTEFLNNQGTVKVQIHSRFSEYLSDVHMNDVSAAQTPSSVEGINTRLSNSPPKSFPSCSSLAQVHKKVSTVSSPKRKKRKKYRSVISDIFDGTIISSVQCLTCDRLSVTLETFQDLSLPIPGKEDLAKLHSASHQTSLVKAGSCGEAYAPQGWIAFFMEYFKSWFWGPVVTLQDCLAAFFARDELKGDNMYSCGRCKKLRNGVKFCKVQKFPEILCIHLKRFRHELMFSTKIGTHVSFPLEGLDLQPFLAKDSPAQIVTYDLLSVICHHGTASSGHYIAYCRNNLNNLWYEFDDQSVTEVSESTVQNAEAYVLFYRKSSEEAQRERRRISGLLNMMEPSLLQFYVSRQWLNKFKTFAEPGPISNNDFLCMHGGVPPHKANFIEDLVVMLPQNIWDNLYSRYGGGPAVNHLYVCHTCQIESERIEKRRKNELEMFIRLNRAFQEEESPSTFYCISMHWFREWEGFVKGKDSDPPGPIDNAKIAVTKCGNAVLKQGADSGQISEETWNFLQSIYGGGPEIILRPPVPPVEPDILQTEEKIELETHGL
- the USP33 gene encoding ubiquitin carboxyl-terminal hydrolase 33 isoform X2 codes for the protein MSSPSSNCPHLESVGEITKEELIQKSHGTCQDCKVRGPNLWACLENRCTYVGCGESHVDHSTTHSQETKHCLTVNLTTLRVWCYACSKEVFLDRKLGSHSPLPSTRLSHQAQENSVQDFKIPSNPTLKIPLAAVFDDLDVEVEEDELKTRGLTGLKNIGNTCYMNAALQALSNCPPLTHFFLDCGGLARTDKKPAICKSYLKLMTELWHKSRPGSVVPTGLFQGIKTVNPMFRGYSQQDAQEFLRCLMDLLHEELKEPVVELEDTQPMIVEESMEEDKSQSDLSFQPCESCGNCDKTENDTIFKPVLEDPAETTMLIQDDDNNSVTSKDWQKEKISSNKLKRANSMEDLEKDTNTTSETTEFLNNQGTVKVQIHSRFSEYLSDVHMNDVSAAQTPSSVEGINTRLSNSPPKSFPSCSSLAQVHKKVSSPKRKKRKKYRSVISDIFDGTIISSVQCLTCDRLSVTLETFQDLSLPIPGKEDLAKLHSASHQTSLVKAGSCGEAYAPQGWIAFFMEYFKRFVVSCVPSWFWGPVVTLQDCLAAFFARDELKGDNMYSCGRCKKLRNGVKFCKVQKFPEILCIHLKRFRHELMFSTKIGTHVSFPLEGLDLQPFLAKDSPAQIVTYDLLSVICHHGTASSGHYIAYCRNNLNNLWYEFDDQSVTEVSESTVQNAEAYVLFYRKSSEEAQRERRRISGLLNMMEPSLLQFYVSRQWLNKFKTFAEPGPISNNDFLCMHGGVPPHKANFIEDLVVMLPQNIWDNLYSRYGGGPAVNHLYVCHTCQIESERIEKRRKNELEMFIRLNRAFQEEESPSTFYCISMHWFREWEGFVKGKDSDPPGPIDNAKIAVTKCGNAVLKQGADSGQISEETWNFLQSIYGGGPEIILRPPVPPVEPDILQTEEKIELETHGL
- the USP33 gene encoding ubiquitin carboxyl-terminal hydrolase 33 isoform X1; protein product: MSSPSSNCPHLESVGEITKEELIQKSHGTCQDCKVRGPNLWACLENRCTYVGCGESHVDHSTTHSQETKHCLTVNLTTLRVWCYACSKEVFLDRKLGSHSPLPSTRLSHQAQENSVQDFKIPSNPTLKIPLAAVFDDLDVEVEEDELKTRGLTGLKNIGNTCYMNAALQALSNCPPLTHFFLDCGGLARTDKKPAICKSYLKLMTELWHKSRPGSVVPTGLFQGIKTVNPMFRGYSQQDAQEFLRCLMDLLHEELKEPVVELEDTQPMIVEESMEEDKSQSDLSFQPCESCGNCDKTENDTIFKPVLEDPAETTMLIQDDDNNSVTSKDWQKEKISSNKLKRANSMEDLEKDTNTTSETTEFLNNQGTVKVQIHSRFSEYLSDVHMNDVSAAQTPSSVEGINTRLSNSPPKSFPSCSSLAQVHKKVSTVSSPKRKKRKKYRSVISDIFDGTIISSVQCLTCDRLSVTLETFQDLSLPIPGKEDLAKLHSASHQTSLVKAGSCGEAYAPQGWIAFFMEYFKRFVVSCVPSWFWGPVVTLQDCLAAFFARDELKGDNMYSCGRCKKLRNGVKFCKVQKFPEILCIHLKRFRHELMFSTKIGTHVSFPLEGLDLQPFLAKDSPAQIVTYDLLSVICHHGTASSGHYIAYCRNNLNNLWYEFDDQSVTEVSESTVQNAEAYVLFYRKSSEEAQRERRRISGLLNMMEPSLLQFYVSRQWLNKFKTFAEPGPISNNDFLCMHGGVPPHKANFIEDLVVMLPQNIWDNLYSRYGGGPAVNHLYVCHTCQIESERIEKRRKNELEMFIRLNRAFQEEESPSTFYCISMHWFREWEGFVKGKDSDPPGPIDNAKIAVTKCGNAVLKQGADSGQISEETWNFLQSIYGGGPEIILRPPVPPVEPDILQTEEKIELETHGL